One genomic window of Leptolyngbya sp. NIES-3755 includes the following:
- a CDS encoding two-component transcriptional regulator/diguanylate cyclase (similar to AA sequence:cyanobase_aa:LBDG_53130), translated as MKILVVEDDEAVANVFALILSNQHYTVEIANDGEAAWQLIGGCDYDLLVIDVTLPRLDGIALCRRVREYGHQMPILLVTGRSSSHDKAIGLDAGADAYMEKPLDHEVLTARIRALLRRRDTTFQSVLEWGNLRLDPTTREVTYAGQSLLLSPKEFSILEFFLRNSRRVFTYSLILDQLWTYEETPGEDAVRTHIKGLRQKFRKVGAPTDLIETVYGLGYRLKPLELIADSISTDQLISHDVTQPIQQQTLNDLSKVWDRFKTRVDEQVKILERASAALMQQMLSPDLQQQASQEAHTLSGSLATFGLSEGSRLSKKIEQLLRVNESLKSDQTLCLCELVIALRQEVTRASIDLAPQQSDQEETLFSDERPLLLIIDPDRQLAEQLMNEAANWGFQSAIATTLLEAETKIKQDAPTVVLLDPDVTHPTEESLKLLTKLSHQTPAVPVLVLTSHDRLTDRLEVAQLGGHSFLHKPLPPDQVLEAVAQAAQRAEAAKQRVMVVDDDPQILATLKGLLEPWGLSVITLNDPQHFWETLESCSPDLLILDIRMPGLSGVELCQIVRNDSCWSHLPIIFLTAHTDTTIVNQVFSVGADDFVSKPIVGPELLSRIINRLERIKLLQSAAETDPLTKLSNRHKSIQDLNEYLQLANQQNQPLCLAILDLDNLREINDRHGYDTGDMVMRQWGQLLRQAFKQNAVAARWEGDEFVVALFSTTKTDGVQRLAQLLAVLHHRPFVAPDQTQFRITFSAGIAQYPEDGMDLQSLYQSASEALRQSRGAGCACIFSTRGSSPILIPLRS; from the coding sequence ATGAAAATCTTGGTGGTAGAAGATGATGAAGCAGTGGCTAACGTATTTGCACTGATTCTTTCCAACCAACATTACACAGTTGAAATCGCTAACGATGGAGAGGCAGCTTGGCAACTCATTGGCGGTTGTGACTATGACCTACTCGTGATTGATGTTACACTCCCCCGGTTAGATGGAATCGCTCTCTGCCGTAGGGTCAGAGAGTACGGACATCAGATGCCAATTCTGTTGGTTACTGGGCGAAGCAGTAGCCACGATAAAGCGATCGGGCTAGATGCAGGTGCCGATGCTTATATGGAGAAACCGCTCGATCATGAGGTATTGACAGCTCGAATTCGAGCCTTGCTGCGTCGTAGAGATACAACTTTTCAGTCTGTATTGGAGTGGGGGAATTTGCGGCTTGACCCGACAACTCGTGAAGTCACTTACGCAGGGCAGTCTCTATTGCTGAGTCCCAAAGAGTTTTCGATCCTGGAGTTCTTTTTGCGGAATAGTCGTCGAGTCTTTACCTACAGCCTGATTTTAGATCAACTTTGGACGTATGAAGAGACTCCTGGCGAAGATGCTGTGAGAACTCACATCAAGGGACTACGGCAGAAATTTAGGAAGGTTGGCGCTCCCACAGATTTGATTGAAACGGTTTATGGACTAGGTTATCGGCTTAAACCGTTAGAATTGATCGCTGATTCAATCAGTACAGATCAACTTATATCTCATGACGTAACACAACCGATTCAGCAACAGACCCTCAACGATTTATCAAAAGTTTGGGATCGCTTCAAAACCAGGGTAGATGAACAAGTCAAAATTTTAGAGCGAGCAAGTGCCGCTTTAATGCAGCAGATGTTGAGTCCAGATCTTCAGCAACAGGCATCTCAAGAAGCTCATACTCTATCCGGCTCACTGGCGACCTTTGGGTTGTCTGAAGGCTCTCGGCTCTCTAAAAAGATTGAACAACTGCTACGAGTCAACGAATCTTTGAAATCGGATCAAACGCTCTGCCTATGTGAACTAGTGATCGCCCTGCGCCAAGAAGTTACTCGCGCATCGATCGACTTAGCCCCCCAACAGAGCGACCAGGAAGAGACGCTATTTTCGGATGAGCGTCCTCTGTTACTGATCATTGATCCTGATCGCCAACTGGCGGAACAGTTGATGAATGAAGCTGCGAACTGGGGATTTCAAAGCGCGATCGCGACAACTCTTCTCGAAGCTGAAACGAAAATTAAGCAGGATGCGCCTACCGTTGTGCTACTTGATCCCGACGTTACTCATCCCACAGAAGAGAGTTTAAAGCTGCTGACAAAGCTCAGTCATCAAACGCCTGCTGTGCCAGTCCTTGTTTTAACGAGTCACGATCGATTAACTGACCGCCTAGAAGTTGCTCAACTCGGCGGACATAGTTTTTTACATAAACCCTTGCCCCCAGATCAAGTATTGGAAGCCGTCGCTCAGGCAGCACAACGAGCAGAAGCAGCAAAGCAACGAGTGATGGTTGTTGATGATGACCCCCAAATTCTCGCAACTCTAAAGGGGTTACTAGAACCTTGGGGATTAAGCGTGATCACGCTGAATGATCCTCAACACTTTTGGGAAACGCTGGAATCCTGCTCACCGGATTTGCTGATTTTAGATATAAGAATGCCTGGTTTGAGCGGTGTTGAGCTTTGTCAGATTGTTCGCAACGACTCGTGCTGGAGTCATTTGCCCATCATTTTTTTGACGGCTCATACCGATACCACGATCGTCAATCAAGTGTTTTCAGTGGGTGCAGACGACTTTGTGAGCAAGCCGATCGTGGGTCCAGAGTTACTCAGTCGCATCATTAATCGCCTAGAACGAATCAAACTTCTTCAAAGTGCTGCTGAGACTGACCCTTTGACTAAACTCTCTAATCGCCATAAGTCAATCCAAGACTTAAATGAATACCTTCAACTGGCAAATCAACAGAATCAACCACTCTGCCTAGCAATTTTAGACTTAGACAATCTCAGGGAGATCAACGATCGTCATGGGTACGATACTGGCGACATGGTGATGCGTCAATGGGGACAGTTGCTCCGGCAGGCTTTTAAGCAGAATGCAGTCGCTGCTCGTTGGGAGGGCGATGAATTTGTGGTTGCCTTGTTTAGCACAACCAAAACCGATGGCGTTCAAAGACTCGCTCAATTATTAGCAGTACTCCACCATAGACCATTTGTTGCTCCTGATCAGACTCAATTTCGGATCACATTTAGTGCTGGAATTGCTCAATATCCAGAGGATGGAATGGATTTGCAGTCTCTCTATCAATCTGCTTCTGAAGCTTTGCGTCAGTCTAGGGGTGCTGGGTGTGCCTGTATTTTTTCTACAAGAGGCTCCAGCCCTATTCTTATACCATTGAGGTCTTAA
- a CDS encoding unknown protein (similar to AA sequence:cyanobase_aa:asl7593) has translation MSGLSGQNRTQDDSQSKTAKDPICGMTVEKATALKSERNGQTYYFCSPHCQHRFESQSA, from the coding sequence ATGTCTGGACTTTCTGGACAGAACCGAACACAAGACGATTCGCAAAGCAAAACCGCAAAAGATCCGATCTGCGGTATGACCGTTGAGAAGGCGACAGCCCTCAAGTCAGAGCGAAATGGACAAACTTACTATTTTTGCAGTCCGCACTGTCAGCATAGGTTTGAATCGCAATCAGCTTAA
- a CDS encoding cation transporting ATPase (similar to AA sequence:cyanobase_aa:all7592) — MNHTHHGHNHGTTVAPNSKETAKDPICGMVIPKATALKTERSGRTYYFCSQSCLNTFLDPDRELKSTRRRVTIALTGVLLLAIMRAAAFIGLAAGVTLVTWVPIPILPWFTWGVWLFILTTPVQFIGGWSFYVGSWNAIRSRSINMDFLIALGTTVAYLYSVVVVFFPNILPVRVAEREVYFEVSAIIIAFVLLGKYMEEIIKKNSSAAVRKLLDLKPATARVLRDGIEMEIPAETVMVDETIVVRPGEKVPTDGVVLEGTSSIDESMLTGESIPVEKSVGTEVIGGTLNRTGVFRFRATRVGAETALSQIIKFVEEAQSSSAQVQRLADKVTGYFVPSVIIIAVIAAIGWLLDGNFPQALLAFIAVLIISCPCALGVATPAALMVGVGKGAENGILIRGGEVLERAEKLSTVIFDKTGTLTRGEPSVTDLISLGEHPKDEILRLAAAVEMGSEHPLGEAIVRAAKHQTLDISNVKNFDSIPGQGIRGDVNGDRVLLGNRRLFREQTYRIKPETEAVLQRLESDGKTAMLVGCNGLLIGIVAVADTLKPEAKEAVSALRQEKIKVVLLTGDNQRTAEAIARQVGIDRVIADVLPGDKAQVVKEIQQHGEVVAMVGDGVNDAPALATADIGIAIGSGADIAKETGGIILVKNDVRDVVAAVRLSRATMRKIKQNLFWAFIYNTIGLPIAAFGFLSPIIAAAAMALSSLSVIVNSSLLKGLKLSNTERHDRKLSPA, encoded by the coding sequence ATGAATCACACACATCATGGACACAACCACGGAACGACAGTAGCGCCTAATTCCAAAGAAACTGCGAAAGATCCCATCTGTGGCATGGTCATTCCTAAAGCTACAGCCTTAAAGACAGAACGGAGTGGACGCACCTACTATTTTTGTAGCCAAAGTTGTCTAAACACGTTTCTCGATCCGGATCGAGAACTCAAGTCTACGCGAAGACGAGTCACGATCGCGCTGACGGGTGTTTTGCTATTAGCCATTATGCGCGCCGCTGCCTTCATTGGATTGGCAGCCGGAGTGACTCTCGTGACGTGGGTTCCGATCCCCATCTTGCCCTGGTTTACCTGGGGAGTGTGGCTATTTATCTTAACCACACCCGTCCAATTTATTGGTGGATGGTCATTCTATGTGGGATCGTGGAATGCCATTCGCAGCCGCAGCATTAATATGGACTTCCTGATCGCGTTGGGAACAACCGTTGCGTATCTCTACAGCGTGGTTGTGGTGTTCTTCCCCAATATCTTGCCCGTCCGAGTGGCAGAGCGGGAAGTTTACTTTGAGGTTTCCGCCATCATCATTGCGTTTGTGCTGCTGGGCAAATACATGGAGGAAATCATCAAGAAAAACTCTTCGGCTGCCGTTCGTAAGCTGTTGGATCTCAAACCTGCAACTGCAAGAGTACTCCGAGACGGGATAGAGATGGAAATTCCGGCGGAAACTGTCATGGTGGATGAAACGATCGTTGTTCGTCCGGGGGAGAAGGTGCCAACGGATGGTGTGGTGCTGGAGGGAACGTCTTCGATCGATGAATCAATGCTAACTGGGGAGTCCATTCCAGTAGAAAAGTCAGTCGGAACGGAGGTGATCGGGGGCACGCTCAACCGAACAGGTGTCTTCCGCTTCCGGGCAACCCGCGTTGGTGCAGAAACCGCCCTGTCGCAAATCATCAAATTTGTGGAAGAAGCTCAAAGTAGTAGCGCACAAGTGCAGCGACTTGCAGATAAGGTAACGGGATACTTTGTTCCATCGGTGATCATCATCGCAGTGATTGCTGCGATCGGCTGGTTACTGGATGGCAATTTTCCTCAAGCATTATTAGCATTTATTGCCGTTCTGATTATTTCTTGTCCCTGTGCCTTGGGAGTTGCAACACCCGCCGCTCTCATGGTTGGCGTAGGTAAGGGGGCTGAGAACGGAATTTTGATTCGAGGGGGTGAAGTGTTAGAGCGGGCTGAAAAGCTCTCTACGGTCATTTTTGATAAAACGGGAACATTGACACGGGGAGAACCAAGCGTTACAGATCTCATTTCTTTGGGAGAACATCCCAAAGACGAAATTTTACGACTAGCGGCGGCAGTGGAGATGGGTTCAGAGCATCCCCTGGGTGAAGCGATCGTGCGGGCAGCAAAACACCAAACCCTAGACATTTCTAACGTGAAGAACTTTGACTCAATCCCTGGACAGGGGATTCGGGGAGACGTGAACGGAGATCGGGTTTTACTGGGAAATCGCCGCTTATTTCGAGAACAAACCTATAGAATCAAGCCGGAAACGGAAGCGGTTTTGCAACGGCTGGAATCTGACGGAAAAACTGCAATGCTAGTCGGCTGCAATGGTTTGCTGATTGGAATTGTGGCAGTTGCAGATACACTAAAGCCGGAAGCTAAAGAGGCAGTTTCAGCGTTACGTCAAGAAAAAATCAAAGTAGTCTTGCTCACTGGAGACAACCAGCGCACCGCCGAAGCGATCGCGCGTCAAGTCGGCATCGATCGAGTGATTGCTGATGTCTTACCCGGAGACAAAGCTCAAGTTGTGAAAGAAATTCAGCAGCATGGTGAAGTCGTCGCAATGGTGGGTGATGGCGTAAATGATGCCCCGGCTTTAGCGACCGCAGACATTGGAATTGCGATCGGTTCTGGTGCGGATATTGCAAAGGAAACGGGCGGTATTATTCTCGTGAAGAACGACGTGCGAGATGTGGTTGCGGCTGTTCGTCTGTCTCGTGCCACGATGCGGAAGATCAAACAAAATCTGTTCTGGGCGTTCATTTACAACACTATTGGACTTCCGATCGCTGCCTTTGGCTTTCTCAGTCCCATCATCGCTGCGGCAGCAATGGCGCTAAGTTCGCTATCTGTAATTGTGAACTCGTCTCTGCTCAAAGGCTTGAAATTGTCCAACACTGAAAGACACGATCGTAAACTCTCTCCAGCATGA
- a CDS encoding unknown protein (similar to AA sequence:cyanobase_aa:all7590), translated as MRDMSNIPAYGLWGLVIINSLIFIIFAFSFTKPRNPRDWRSFGAFSAFIVALFTEMYGFPLTLYLLSGWLQTRYPGLNIFSHDAGHLWWTLLGWKGDPHWNPIHLLSNVLVFGGLIYLGSAWEVLYKAQRSHTLAVSGPYATIRHPQYVGFIVIMLGFLLQWPTLLTLLMFPILVTMYIRLAHQEERDALAEFGEEYARYAAATPAFFPWGRRNTQKKLSHSQESHHDP; from the coding sequence ATGAGAGACATGAGTAACATTCCTGCTTATGGGCTTTGGGGATTAGTGATTATCAATTCCCTGATATTTATCATCTTTGCCTTTAGTTTTACCAAACCGCGTAACCCTAGAGATTGGCGATCGTTTGGGGCGTTTTCAGCATTCATTGTGGCATTGTTCACAGAAATGTATGGGTTTCCCTTAACGCTTTACTTATTGTCAGGCTGGCTGCAAACCCGCTATCCAGGACTCAACATCTTTTCCCACGATGCTGGACACCTTTGGTGGACGCTGCTGGGGTGGAAGGGCGATCCGCATTGGAATCCAATTCATCTTTTGAGTAATGTCTTAGTTTTTGGTGGACTGATCTACTTAGGAAGTGCTTGGGAGGTTCTCTACAAAGCTCAGCGAAGTCACACATTGGCGGTTTCAGGACCCTATGCAACGATTCGCCATCCGCAGTATGTCGGCTTCATTGTCATCATGTTGGGCTTTTTACTGCAATGGCCCACTCTCTTGACGTTGCTGATGTTCCCCATTCTGGTCACAATGTACATCCGATTAGCACACCAAGAGGAACGTGATGCTTTAGCAGAATTTGGCGAGGAGTATGCCCGTTATGCCGCAGCCACCCCTGCGTTTTTCCCCTGGGGTCGTCGCAACACTCAGAAAAAACTATCTCATTCCCAGGAGTCTCATCATGACCCATAG
- a CDS encoding UspA protein domain protein (similar to AA sequence:cyanobase_aa:PCC8801_3987): MFHKVLAAMDMSKVGKRVFDQALDLAEKNGASLMLLHILSPDEEGCPDISNVYWHYYSTSDNVNLKNFQDLWQEFSQKGLECLRSRFEIATAAGVHTEYKQVAGSPGKAICETACTWDADLIVIGRRGLSGLSETFMGSVSNYVIHHAHCSVLTVQSQVKVVADPRPMATRLI, from the coding sequence ATGTTTCACAAAGTTCTCGCTGCAATGGATATGTCTAAAGTTGGTAAGCGTGTATTTGATCAGGCGCTTGACTTGGCGGAAAAGAATGGAGCCAGTCTGATGTTATTGCACATTTTGTCGCCCGATGAGGAAGGGTGTCCAGACATTAGCAACGTCTATTGGCATTACTACTCTACAAGTGATAATGTCAACTTAAAAAACTTTCAAGACCTTTGGCAAGAGTTTTCGCAAAAGGGGCTTGAGTGCTTGCGATCGCGCTTTGAAATTGCAACTGCCGCAGGCGTACACACAGAATATAAACAGGTTGCTGGCAGTCCTGGTAAAGCGATTTGTGAAACCGCTTGTACATGGGATGCTGACTTGATTGTGATTGGACGGCGAGGACTGTCTGGGCTGAGTGAGACATTCATGGGTAGTGTCAGTAATTACGTGATTCACCATGCTCACTGCTCGGTGCTAACGGTGCAATCTCAGGTCAAGGTAGTTGCCGATCCTAGACCGATGGCGACACGCTTAATTTAG
- a CDS encoding FAD dependent oxidoreductase (similar to AA sequence:cyanobase_aa:Npun_F6424), translated as MKPDYLIVGSGLSALVFGALMANSGKTVQILEAHEHPGGFGHTFTMAKKYTFNAQFHYVWDCGEGQTVNRVLKKLGLDQEVTFERYDPNGFDHMRMPGHALDIPSEPEELIQRLTALFPAHGDRFRQFVNEVEKTSAGLKRLAPPVKPIELLKHPNEVFCTVQNLKSTLQDVFDKFQLPQAAQTLLALQWLDFLLPPNQLSFYAWVALFKGYQAGAFYPTQHFEHVINSLVKVIESHGGQVLLNHEVTNFRVTDKTVTGVQAIDLTTHQTDEFTGDTVICNLDPQRAAKMIGESKFSKTVRRKLNYEYSASNYMAYCVVKDLDLRDYGFGKWNVSHTGHHDLNEAFAQMYDRHDFSNPSFAITTPTLLTEASRDCPEDCQIVEFLTVANYGYFKQLRESDRKAYNQKKQEILDSILDVVEEHYVPNFRKHMVFHITGSPTTNERYCWCPNGNSYGSSLTPRNMGLGRLNHETSLNQFYFCNASSGYPGFAPTFWTGALLYQRLSGDVLLGND; from the coding sequence ATGAAACCGGATTACTTGATTGTTGGCAGTGGGTTATCCGCCTTGGTCTTTGGTGCTTTAATGGCAAACTCTGGCAAGACTGTGCAAATTCTAGAGGCGCACGAGCATCCAGGCGGTTTTGGTCATACGTTTACGATGGCTAAAAAGTATACGTTTAATGCCCAATTTCACTACGTCTGGGACTGCGGTGAAGGGCAAACTGTCAATCGGGTGCTCAAAAAACTAGGGTTGGATCAGGAAGTGACCTTTGAACGATATGACCCGAACGGCTTTGACCATATGCGAATGCCAGGTCATGCGTTAGATATTCCCTCAGAGCCAGAAGAGCTAATCCAGCGCTTGACGGCTCTGTTTCCGGCTCATGGCGATCGCTTTCGCCAATTCGTCAACGAGGTGGAAAAGACTAGCGCAGGCTTGAAAAGACTTGCTCCTCCAGTCAAGCCGATCGAGCTACTCAAACATCCGAATGAAGTCTTCTGCACTGTTCAAAATCTAAAGAGTACGCTTCAGGATGTCTTCGACAAGTTTCAGCTACCGCAAGCTGCTCAAACTCTACTAGCCCTGCAATGGCTTGATTTTTTGCTGCCCCCCAATCAACTCTCGTTTTATGCGTGGGTCGCATTGTTCAAGGGCTACCAGGCAGGCGCATTTTACCCAACCCAGCATTTTGAGCATGTCATTAACTCGTTGGTCAAGGTCATCGAATCACATGGGGGGCAGGTGCTGCTCAACCATGAAGTCACGAATTTTAGAGTCACAGACAAAACGGTTACGGGGGTTCAGGCGATCGACCTCACGACCCATCAAACCGACGAGTTTACGGGTGATACCGTCATTTGCAATCTTGACCCTCAAAGAGCCGCCAAAATGATCGGGGAGTCAAAGTTCTCCAAAACGGTTCGCCGCAAACTCAACTATGAATATTCGGCATCGAACTACATGGCGTATTGCGTCGTCAAAGATCTCGACCTTCGAGACTATGGCTTTGGCAAGTGGAATGTCTCGCATACCGGACATCACGATCTGAATGAAGCCTTCGCGCAGATGTACGATCGCCATGACTTTTCTAATCCTAGCTTTGCCATCACAACGCCTACATTACTGACAGAAGCGAGTCGGGACTGTCCAGAAGACTGCCAGATTGTTGAATTCCTGACTGTTGCCAACTACGGCTACTTTAAGCAACTCCGGGAGAGCGATCGCAAAGCTTATAACCAGAAAAAGCAAGAAATTTTAGATTCTATCTTAGATGTCGTGGAAGAACACTATGTACCAAACTTTAGAAAGCACATGGTCTTCCATATTACGGGCAGCCCTACTACCAATGAACGTTATTGCTGGTGTCCTAATGGGAATTCCTACGGCTCTAGTCTAACTCCACGCAACATGGGTTTGGGGCGACTGAATCACGAAACTTCACTCAACCAGTTCTATTTCTGCAATGCCTCATCGGGCTATCCAGGCTTTGCTCCCACATTCTGGACAGGAGCATTGCTGTATCAACGATTATCTGGCGACGTGCTTTTAGGCAATGACTAA
- a CDS encoding hypothetical protein (similar to AA sequence:cyanobase_aa:asl7591) encodes MHQHGSSNQPHPNHQQPRLSLPIKLVLYTTIGIIAYFLITEHLAHLAGFLPYSFLFIFIFMCLFMHGGHGGHGGHGGGNGGNSQSR; translated from the coding sequence ATGCATCAACATGGCTCATCGAATCAGCCCCACCCGAATCATCAGCAGCCTCGTCTCAGTTTGCCGATCAAACTTGTGCTGTATACCACGATCGGGATTATTGCTTACTTCCTGATTACAGAACATCTGGCGCATTTAGCAGGCTTCTTACCATACTCTTTTCTGTTTATCTTTATCTTCATGTGCCTATTTATGCATGGAGGACATGGGGGACATGGGGGGCATGGAGGCGGTAACGGCGGCAATAGCCAATCTCGCTAA
- a CDS encoding amine oxidase (similar to AA sequence:cyanobase_aa:Npun_F6425), whose product MRIAVIGGGSSGMATAYLLDKQGHHVTVFERQPMLGGHIRTLNKNVKPNQSDCGEILESGVLEFPTAFHNFIVLMQELGVELEPVSIGSAMFLKNGNQYLSGVTIDKNFSGIHALIEHFRITTLYARSAKLWLKTRFANQQDFYNQPLSQYLKYPSIRNTWLKLLIMYSYSIPFELIDDFPAELAIPMLRDYISVNWVRVKGGVYSYIEKILARFKGEVVLNVEIDRISRSLDAVRIVRSTGDQEFDRVVFATPPDQVMALLADPTDAETRRFSAWKANYATTLVHNDSSMYAYHDIKKPSEFDFFQTDTRWGYNGCLNQLCGISSPEHHFLSFQLEELIARDRIIHIQKHHTPMYTTESFRYRDEVVAANGENNTYHVGAYLGDGLHEGAITSAFRVAQLIGSSLDSTPLISSQAQQVGY is encoded by the coding sequence ATGAGAATTGCTGTGATTGGGGGCGGAAGTAGTGGAATGGCTACAGCCTATCTGCTTGATAAACAAGGGCATCATGTCACCGTATTTGAACGGCAGCCCATGTTAGGAGGACATATTCGGACACTGAATAAAAACGTGAAGCCGAATCAATCAGATTGTGGCGAAATTTTGGAAAGTGGAGTACTTGAGTTTCCAACAGCGTTTCACAACTTCATTGTGTTAATGCAAGAGTTAGGGGTAGAACTCGAACCAGTTAGTATTGGTTCAGCGATGTTTCTTAAAAATGGTAATCAATATCTATCAGGGGTTACGATCGACAAAAATTTTTCGGGCATCCACGCGCTGATCGAGCATTTTCGCATTACTACTCTCTATGCCCGCTCTGCTAAATTATGGCTGAAAACGCGATTTGCCAATCAGCAAGACTTCTATAATCAACCGCTGTCGCAATACCTGAAATATCCCTCCATTCGCAATACCTGGCTGAAGTTGCTGATCATGTATAGCTACTCAATTCCGTTTGAGCTAATTGATGATTTTCCGGCAGAGTTAGCGATTCCAATGTTGCGCGACTATATCTCGGTCAACTGGGTCAGGGTGAAAGGCGGTGTGTATTCTTACATTGAAAAAATTCTGGCGCGGTTCAAAGGTGAGGTGGTGCTGAATGTAGAGATCGATCGTATTTCTAGAAGCTTGGATGCTGTGAGAATTGTGCGATCGACGGGCGATCAGGAATTCGATCGAGTGGTGTTTGCTACGCCCCCTGACCAGGTGATGGCGCTGTTGGCAGACCCAACCGATGCCGAGACTAGACGGTTTTCTGCCTGGAAAGCCAACTACGCAACGACCTTAGTTCACAATGATTCTTCGATGTACGCCTACCATGACATCAAAAAACCCTCAGAATTTGATTTCTTCCAGACAGACACTCGCTGGGGCTATAACGGCTGTCTGAATCAGCTTTGCGGCATCTCATCTCCAGAGCATCATTTTCTATCGTTCCAACTAGAGGAGTTGATTGCCCGCGATCGCATCATCCACATTCAGAAACATCACACCCCGATGTATACCACAGAATCCTTTCGATACCGAGATGAAGTGGTTGCCGCTAATGGGGAGAACAACACCTATCATGTCGGAGCCTACTTGGGCGATGGCTTACATGAAGGAGCCATTACCTCTGCTTTTCGAGTCGCTCAACTGATCGGGTCAAGCCTTGACTCTACCCCATTGATTAGCAGTCAAGCGCAGCA
- a CDS encoding hypothetical protein (similar to AA sequence:cyanobase_aa:tll1655), translating into MSDLIVIGFPDEFKADEVLLDLRKLEREHLLDLEDAAIVVRQRDGKVKVKQTQELVTSGALSGGFWGLLIGLIFLHPMLAIFGAAVGALSGALTDIGIDDNFIRELGNTIEPGTSAIFVLVRKSTPDKVLEDLSKFEGKVLRTSLSHEDEAKLQAALTTSGASEV; encoded by the coding sequence ATGAGTGATCTAATTGTGATTGGCTTTCCAGATGAGTTTAAGGCAGATGAGGTGCTGCTTGATCTCAGAAAACTGGAGCGGGAACATCTGCTCGATCTAGAAGATGCCGCGATCGTCGTCAGACAGCGGGATGGCAAAGTCAAGGTCAAGCAAACTCAGGAACTCGTCACATCAGGCGCGTTAAGTGGCGGCTTCTGGGGACTTTTAATCGGGTTGATCTTCCTTCATCCGATGCTAGCAATTTTTGGTGCGGCAGTGGGTGCCCTTTCCGGTGCATTAACGGATATCGGGATTGACGATAACTTCATTCGAGAACTGGGGAACACGATCGAACCTGGAACCTCTGCTATTTTTGTCTTGGTGAGAAAATCTACACCTGACAAGGTTTTGGAAGACTTGAGCAAATTTGAGGGGAAAGTCCTTCGAACTTCGTTATCCCATGAAGATGAAGCAAAACTTCAAGCCGCTCTTACAACGAGCGGAGCCTCTGAAGTGTAG
- a CDS encoding heavy metal transport/detoxification protein (similar to AA sequence:cyanobase_aa:Npun_R1442) — MKLQLKVPDMTCGGCVSSITRAIKTVDANAVVQGDPKTKTVLAETQASETAIKAAIAKVGYPAS; from the coding sequence ATGAAACTCCAATTAAAAGTTCCCGACATGACCTGCGGCGGTTGTGTAAGCAGCATCACTAGAGCGATTAAAACCGTTGATGCTAACGCTGTTGTTCAGGGCGATCCAAAAACCAAGACTGTCTTAGCGGAAACTCAAGCTTCTGAAACAGCAATTAAGGCAGCGATCGCCAAGGTTGGCTATCCCGCTAGTTAA
- a CDS encoding putative FMN-binding pyridoxamine 5'-phosphate oxidase (similar to AA sequence:cyanobase_aa:Ava_3740) yields MLDIDEMSSKEIQDLLQKVGHGHLGCVAEGHPYVVPMHYYLEGSDIYIFTTEGMKTQYMDANPEVCLQVEEVHDSLHWRSVVVMGHVDRLTEQQDIDRAMELIKARNPTLSPALNRTWIDAWGRAEVIAIYRIHPSEMSGRTTNGVSSQ; encoded by the coding sequence ATGTTAGATATTGATGAAATGAGTTCAAAAGAGATCCAAGATCTTTTGCAGAAAGTAGGACATGGACATCTCGGCTGTGTAGCCGAAGGGCATCCGTATGTTGTACCGATGCACTATTATCTCGAAGGCTCAGACATCTATATCTTCACAACCGAAGGAATGAAGACTCAGTACATGGATGCAAACCCAGAAGTTTGCTTACAGGTCGAAGAAGTTCACGATTCGCTCCATTGGCGCAGTGTTGTGGTCATGGGTCACGTCGATCGCCTGACTGAGCAGCAAGACATCGATCGGGCAATGGAATTGATCAAAGCACGCAATCCAACGCTCTCGCCTGCCCTTAATCGAACCTGGATCGATGCTTGGGGACGCGCGGAAGTTATCGCCATCTATCGCATTCATCCCAGCGAAATGAGCGGACGCACAACTAATGGAGTTAGCAGTCAGTGA